One window from the genome of Ancylothrix sp. D3o encodes:
- a CDS encoding Uma2 family endonuclease, protein MVTAVPNPEVQQIDSPKTVVLMGVSWQTFMALLAEVGEDRATRFAYDRGVLEIRMPLIQHEIPKGLLESFIEAIADELEIEVMKAGALSLKREDLSRFIEPDSCFYIQNEALVRAKDDINLPADPPPDLAIESDFTSSSLNKFTIYASLGVPELWRYRNQKLEIYQLIEGEYQPSEKSLAFPFLPVAEVAGFIEQSKTLGQRSAVREFKKRIKEILESQN, encoded by the coding sequence ATGGTAACAGCAGTACCAAATCCAGAAGTACAGCAAATTGACTCTCCAAAAACAGTGGTTTTAATGGGAGTTAGTTGGCAAACTTTTATGGCATTATTAGCAGAGGTAGGCGAAGACCGCGCCACCAGATTTGCTTACGATAGAGGAGTGTTAGAAATCAGGATGCCACTTATACAGCATGAAATTCCTAAAGGGTTATTAGAAAGCTTTATTGAAGCCATAGCTGATGAATTAGAAATTGAGGTAATGAAAGCCGGTGCTTTGAGTTTAAAACGCGAAGATTTAAGCCGTTTTATCGAGCCTGATAGCTGCTTTTATATTCAAAATGAAGCTTTAGTCAGAGCTAAAGATGACATTAATTTACCGGCAGACCCCCCGCCTGATTTAGCAATAGAGTCAGATTTTACCAGTTCTTCTCTGAACAAATTCACCATTTATGCTTCTTTGGGAGTTCCTGAATTGTGGCGATATCGCAATCAAAAGCTGGAAATTTATCAACTCATAGAAGGCGAATATCAACCCTCAGAAAAAAGCCTGGCGTTTCCCTTTTTGCCGGTGGCGGAAGTGGCCGGTTTTATTGAGCAAAGTAAAACCCTAGGACAGCGTTCGGCGGTTCGGGAATTCAAAAAGCGAATTAAAGAAATTTTAGAGAGTCAAAATTAG